A stretch of DNA from Saccharospirillum mangrovi:
ATGGCTGGGCGATCAACATTCACCACTCCTTATTGCCCGGCTTCAAAGGTGCCAAACCCTATCACCAGGCCTGGGCCAAAGGCGTCAAACTGGTCGGTGCCACGGCGCATTATGTGAATGATGATCTGGATGAAGGGCCAATCATTACTCAGGGTGTGCAAGCGGTCGACCACAGCCACTACCCGGAAGAGCTGGTTGCCAGGGGACAGGATATTGAAAGCCAGACACTCGCCAAGGCGGTGCGTTATCACATCGAGAAACGGGTGTTTTTGACTGGGAATCGGACGGTGGTGTTTCCGGATTAAAAAAACTGCCACTGAAATCGTGGCAGTTTGTGTGGTTTCTACAGAAGCTACTCGGTTCAATATTCTGAATAACACTGAACGCTATTCACCCACCACAATGGTGCAATACTGCCCGTAAAAATGCAGTACATTAGTGGTCTTGTGCTCTATGTAAGCGATCCTCGAAATTCCGCCGTCTCGTTTTGCCGCAGTGATGGATGCATCACCGGTTGCTACTAGGCCCAAAATACTTTGCGCACAAGCTTCACCGGTTCGGCTGTCGGCTACGTCGCTGTCGCCAATCGCCCCATCCCATTTCGTAACGTTAACGGCACCAATAACCGGTGATATAGCACAACCGGTCAGAACGAATACGAAAAGCGTAATTAATACAATTCCTTTCATACTAACGCCCTCTCAGTTAGTTGATCGGGCTTAACGACGCCCGCGCATTCAATGTGACAGAGGGCGTGTCGCAGGGTCAATCATCAAACACTTATCGATGATACTTCGGACTCAACTCCACCACCGCCTCAACAAAAGCCCCGGCATGTTCCGGATCAATCTGCGGGTGAATGCCGTGGCCGAGGTTGAAGACGTGGCCGCTGCCTTTGCCGAATTCGGCGAGGACGCGTTCGACTTCGTCACGAATGCGGTCGGGCGATGAATAGAGTACGGCAGGATCCAGGTTGCCTTGCAGTGCCACTCGGTCGCCGACGCGTTGGCGGGCGTTGTCGAGCGGTGTGGTCCAGTCCAGACCGAGTGCGTCGGCACCGCTGTCGGCCATGCGTTCCAGCCATTGGCCGCCGCCTTTGGTGAACAGAATCACCGGCACTTTGTTGCCTTGGTGGCTGCGTTTTAGACCGGCGACAACCCGACTCATGTAGGCGAGTGAAAACGTCTGATAGGCGTCATGCGCCAGCGCGCCGCCCCAGGTATCAAAAATCTGCACGGCCTGAGCGCCAGCTTCGATCTGGGCGTTCAGGTAGTCGGTGACGGCATCGGCCAATCGGCTGAGCAGCGCGTGCAAGACGTCCGGTTGGTCGTAAAGCATGCCTTTGGCGTGACGGAAATCTTTCGAACTGCCGCCTTCAATCATGTAAGTCGCCAGTGTCCAGGGACTGCCGGAAAAACCGATCAGCGGCACCTGGCCGTTGAGTGCGGCGCGGATGGTGCTGACCGCTTTCATCACGTAACCCAGGTCGGTTTCCATCGACGGGGTTTTCAGTGTTTCGACGTCGGCCATGGAGCGCACGGTGCGTTCAAAACGCGGGCCTTCGCCGGTTTCGAAATACAGGCCCAGGCCCATGGCGTCGGGCACGGTGAGGATGTCGGAGAACAGAATAGCGGCGTCGAGCGGGTAACGGCGCAGCGGTTGCAGCGTGACTTCGCAGGCCAGTTCCGCGTTCTTGCACAGGCTCATAAAGTCGCCGGCCTGGGCGCGGGTGTCGCGGTATTCCGGCAGATAACGGCCCGCCTGGCGCATCATCCATACCGGCGTGCGGTCGACAGATTCGCGCAATAAAGCCCGTAAAAAGCGGTCGTTGGTCAGCTCAGCCACAGTCAGTCCCCTATTCAAAGTGCGCGCATTATACGCACCGATGGCCGCACTGACGAATGCCGGGGGCGTGATAGACTGACGCCAATTAAGACGTAGGAGCGGCGGTGAACTTTCTCGGCCATTGGTTATTTTCCGATCCGGATGCGGATTCGTTGTTGGGCAGTCTCTGGCCCGATTTTGCGTTGCGACCCGACCCTAACGCTGTTTCGCCCCTGTTTATTCAGCACTTCGACCGCCACCAATGGCTCGACCGCACCACCGATGCCAGCCCGGAACTGGAACCGCTGCGGCAGCGGTTGCGCCCCAAATTGCGCAAGACCACGCCCATCGTCATCGATATGTTGCTCGATCATCATCTGGCGTTGCATTGGTCGCGCTATCACCCGCAAGCGCTCGATGCCTTTACCCAACAACGCTACCGCGAGACGCATCGCTTTAACGCCCTGCCGTTACCGGAGCGTCTGCAACGCACGCTGCATTGGTTGATTGAGGACGATTGGTTGGGCGGTTACCGACGGCCAGAAAATGTTGTCCGCGCGCTCGGCGGTTTATCGCGTCGGTTAAAGTTTGCCGATGAGATGGAAGCGCAGGGCTTTTGGGCGATTGCGCAGTTGCAGTTGGAAGAGGTCGCCGTGGCGGCGTTTTTGCGCCGGGTAATGACTGAGGTAGGGGGAAATCCCGGCTCAAGGCCGGGATGACGGCGCGTTGTACACGCGCCCAAAAGACACCGCTTAGACGTTCAAATAACCCAGAATACCTTCTGCCGCCTGGCGACCTTCCCAGATGGCGGTGACCACCAAATCGGAACCGCGCACCATATCGCCACCAGCGAAGACTTTGGCGTTGCTGGTCTGGAAGGCGAATTCCTGATGCTCCGCCGCTTTGACGCGCTGCCAGTCGTCCAGTTGGATGTCGGCTTTATCGAACCAGTCGGCCGGGCTGGGCTGGAAACCGAAGGCGACGATGACGGCATCGGCCGGCAGAATTTCTTCGGAACCCGGCACCACTTCCGGACGGCGACGGCCGTTTTCATCCGGCTCGCCCAGTTGCGTAGTCACCAGCTTGATGCCTTCGACCTTGCCGTTATCACCAACAATTTCCACCGGCTGACGGTTGAACAAAAACTGCACGCCTTCTTCCTTGGCGTTGGCGACTTCTTTGCGCGAACCGGGCATGTTGGCTTCGTCGCGACGGTAGGCGCAGGTGACGCTGGCTGCCTGCTGACGAATGGAGGTGCGGTTGCAGTCCATCGCCGTGTCGCCACCGCCGAGCACGACCACGCGTTTACCGGCCATGTCGACAAAGTCCGCCGGGTCTTTTTCCCAACCACGGCTGTGATTAACGTTGGCGACCAGGAACGGCAGCGCATCATAAACGCCGTCCAAATCTTCGCCGGGGAAGCCACCTTTCATCGAGGTGTAAGTGCCCATGCCCATAAAGACGGCGTCGTAATCGGCGAGCAAATCGTCGAACTGCACATCGACACCAATGTCGGTGTTCAGCCGGAATTCCACGCCCATGCCTTCGAACACTTCACGGCGGCGCGCCATGATGGATTTTTCCAGTTTGAATTCCGGAATGCCGAAGGTGAGCAGACCGCCGACTTCGGGGTAGCGATCAAAAACAACCGGCTTCACGCCGTTACGCACCAGCACATCGGCGCAACCCAAACCGGCCGGACCAGCGCCGATGATGGCGACTTTTTTATCGGTCCAGACCACCTTCGACATGTCCGGTTTCCAGCCCATGGCAAAGGCGGTATCGGTGATGTATTTCTCGGCGTTGCCGATGGTCACCGCGCCGAAACCGTCGTTCAGTGTGCAGGCACCTTCGCACAGACGATCCTGCGGGCAAACGCGGCCGCACACTTCCGGCAGCGAGTTGGTCTGATGACACAACTCCACCGCTTCGAGCACGTTGCCTTCGCTGACCAGTTTCAGCCAGTTGGGGATGTAGTTGTGTACCGGGCACTTCCATTCGCAATACGGATTGCCGCAATGCAGACAGCGGTGCGATTGCTCAGCCGCCTGTTTTTGCGCGAAGGGTTCGTAGATTTCCACGAACTCGTGTTTGCGGGTGTGAATGTCTTTTTTGGCCGGGTCGCGACGGCCAACATCGACAAACTGAAAGTCGTTGTGCAGACGTTGTGTCATCTTGTTTTCTCCGTCGCTTATTCCGGACGAGCCCGGGTGTTGGACAACAAATCCGACAGGCTCGACGCCTTCGGTTTGACCAGCCAGAAACGGCCGACGTAATCGTCGTAGTTATCCAGCAATTCGGCACCCCAGGCGCTCTTGGTGTCATCGACAAAACGGCCAATCACACCTAACAAATGATCGCGGTAAGTTTCCATGCTTTCGGTGCCGATGCGTTGGATGTCCACCAGTTCGCGGTTGTATTTATCCGGGAAGGTGTTTTCCAGATCGAGCACGTAAGCGAAACCACCGGTCATGCCCGCGCCGAAGTTACCGCCGACGTTACCGAGCACGGCAACCATGCCGCCGGTCATGTATTCACAGCAGTGATCGCCCGCACCTTCGATAACCGCGACGGTGCCGGAGTTGCGCACACCGAAACGTTCACCAGCGCAGCCAGCGGCAAACAAAGTACCGCCGGTCGCGCCGTACAGGCAGGTGTTGCCCATGATCGAAGTTTTTTGTGTTTCGAACGCCGAGCCTTTGGGCGGGCGAATAACAATCTTGCCGCCAGTCATGCCTTTGCCGACATAGTCGTTGGCATCGCCGTCGAGCACCATGTTCAAACCACCGGCGTTCCAGACACCAAAACTCTGGCCGGCAATGCCGTTAAGTTTCAGCGTGATCGGCCGGTCGGCCATGCCTTGGTTGCCGTAACGCTTAGCGATTTCACCCGAGGCCAACGCACCGATAGAGCGATCGCAGTTGCCGATGTGGAATTCGAATTCGCCGCCGGTTTTGTTCTCGATGGCCGGCAAAATCGCTTTCAGAATTTCACGCTGTTTGCCGCCTTCATCGAAGGGTTTGTTGCGTTCAACCTGGCATTGCTGCGGCTTGCTCGGATCAATATGAGCGGTCGATAAAATCGGCGACAAATCCAGGCTTTGTTGCTTCGGTGTTTCGCCTTTTTTAACGGTAATTAAGTCGGTGCGACCGATGATTTCACCAAGGCTGCGATAACCCAGCAACGCCAGGTTTTCACGCACTTCTTCGCCGACAAAACGGAAGTAATGTTTGACCATTTCCACCGTGCCCCGGAAGTGTTGATCGCGCAGCGCGTCGTCTTGAGTCGCCACACCGGTGGCGCAGTTATTCAAGTGGCAGATGCGCAGATATTTACAGCCCAACGCCACCATCGGCGCGGTGCCGAAACCGTAACTTTCGGCGCCCAGCAGCGCGGCTTTGATCACGTCCAGACCGGTTTTCAAACCGCCGTCGGTTTGCAGCCGGACTTTGTCGCGCAAGTCATTACCGCGCAGCGTTTGCTGCACTTCGGCCAGACCCAGTTCCCACGGCGAACCGGCGTGCTTGATCGAGGTCAACGGACTCGCTGCGGTACCGCCGTCGTAACCGGAGACGGTGATCAAATCGGCGTAGGCTTTGGCGACACCGGCGGCGACGGTGCCGACGCCCGGTTCACTGACCAGCTTTACCGAAATCAAGGCGCTTGGGTTGATCTCTTTTAAGTCAAAAATCAGCTGCGCCAAATCTTCGATCGAATAAATGTCGTGGTGCGGCGGCGGGGAAATCAAGGTGACGCCGGGCACCGAATAACGCAGCTCGGCGATCAGTTTATTCACCTTGCCGCCGGGCAACTGACCACCTTCGCCAGGCTTAGCGCCCTGGGCAACTTTGATCTGAATAACATCGGCGCTCATCAGGTAAGCCGGTGTAACACCAAAACGGCCGGACGCGACTTGCTTGATTTTGGAGCGACGGTTGGTGCCGTAGCGTTTCGGGTCTTCACCGCCTTCGCCGGAGTTGGAACGGCCGCCGAGTTCGTTCATCGCCATCGCCAGCGCTTCGTGCGCTTCGGGCGACAGTGCGCCAAGCGACATGGCCGCGGAATCGAACCGCGGGAACAAGGCTTCGACCGGCTCGACTTCGGAAATCGGAATGGCTTTGCGATCCGACTTCAGTTCGAACAAATCGCGAATGGTCGCGACCGGGCGTTGGTTGACGTAATTGGCGAAATCGCGGAAGCGGGCGTGGTCGCCGTTTTGCACCGCATCCTGCAAGGCGGTCACGACATCCGGGTTGTAGTTGTGGTATTCGCCGCCGTGCACGTATTTCAGCAGACCGCCCTGATGCAGCGGCTTGCGCGGTTTCCAGGCATTGGTTGCCAGGGAGCACAGGTCGTCGTGTATGTGTTCAAAACGCGCGCCCTGAATGCGGCTTTGCACGCCGTTGAAACACAGATCAACAACGTCTGAATGCAAGCCAACAGCTTCAAACAATTGCGCACCGCGATACGAGGCCAAGGTCGAAATGCCCATCTTGGACATGATTTTGAGCAGACCTTTGTTGATGCCTTTGCGGTAGTTTTTGTGCAACTGACGCGGGTCGCCTTGCAGCTCGTTGGTGCGCAGCATGTCGTCGAGTACTTCGTACGCCAGGTACGGATAGACCGCCGTGGCACCGAAACCGATGGCGACGGCAAATTGGTGCGGGTTACGGATGTCGCCGGTGTCGAGCACGATGTTGGTGTCGCAGCGCAGACCTTGATCGACCAGGCGATGGTGCACCGCGCCGGTTGCCATAACGGCCGGAATAGCGACCTGGCCGGCCTGCAAGTCGCGGTCAGACAGAATGACGATTTTCACGCCGTCGCGACTGGCCGCTTCGGCTTCGTCACACAGCTGTTCGATGGCGGCGCGCAAATCGCCGTCGGCGGAATACGCCAAGCGCAAATGTTGATGGCGGAATTCGGGCGCTTCCTGATGTAGGAAGTTCTGGTATTTCAGCGGCGACAATACCGGCGACGTCAAAATTAAGCGCTTGGCGTGATCGGCGCTCGGCTGGAACAAATTGCGTTCTGGGCCTAAACAGGTTTCCAGCGACATCACCACGGCTTCGCGCAATGGATCAATCGGCGGATTGGTGACCTGGGCAAATTGCTGACGGAAATAGTCGGTGACCGGGCGCACCTGACGTGACAGCACCGCCATCGGCGTGTCATCGCCCATCGAGCCGACCGCTTCCTGGCCGCTTTCGGCCAGCGGACGCAATACCTGATCGCGCTCTTCAAAGGAAATATGAAACAGCTTCTGGTACGCCAGCAGTTGTTCCGGCGACAGCGATGAGCCGTCCACTTCCTCGGCCAGTTCCAGTTTGGAACGCAGGCGTACAGCGTTGGTTTTCAGCCAGTCTTTGTACGGATGAGCGCGTTTGAGACGGTCGTCAATTTCTTCGGTTTGCAGGAATTCGCCGGTCTGGGTATCGACCGCGACAATACGGCCAGGGCCGACACGGCCTTTGGCGACAACATCTTCCGGTTTATACGCGAAGGTGCCGATTTCCGAGGCGAGCGTGATGTAGCCGTTTTTGGTGATCACCCAGCGCGCCGGGCGTAAGCCGTTGCGGTCGAGCATGCACACGGCGTAACGGCCGTCGGTCAGCACGATGCCAGCCGGGCCGTCCCAAGGCTCCATGTGCATGGAGTTGTATTCGTAGAAGGCCTTCAAATCGCCGTCGATGTTTTCGACGTTGTGCCAGGCTGGCGGAATCATGGTGCGGGCGGCGCGGAATAAATCCATGCCGCCGAGCAGCATCAGTTCGAGCATGTTATCCATGCTGGAAGAATCCGAGCCAGTGGTGTTTACCACCGGTTGCAACTCATCCAGGTTGGGCAGATAGGGCGATGCAAATTTGGACGCACGCGCCTTGGCCCAGTTGCGGTTGCCCTGGATGGTGTTGATTTCGCCGTTGTGGGCGATCAGGCGGAACGGCTGCGCCAGCGGCCATTTCGGCATGGTGTTGGTGGAGAAGCGTTGGTGGAACACGCAGATGGCGGTTTCCATCGTTTCGCTGGCGAGATCCGGATAAAACGCCGGCAAGTCGACCGGCATCATCAAGCCTTTGTACGACAGCACGGTGTCGGACAGGGAACAGATGTAGAAGTCTTCGTCGTGGTCCATTGCCTGTTCGGCTTTGCGG
This window harbors:
- a CDS encoding TRL-like family protein, giving the protein MKGIVLITLFVFVLTGCAISPVIGAVNVTKWDGAIGDSDVADSRTGEACAQSILGLVATGDASITAAKRDGGISRIAYIEHKTTNVLHFYGQYCTIVVGE
- the hemE gene encoding uroporphyrinogen decarboxylase; this translates as MAELTNDRFLRALLRESVDRTPVWMMRQAGRYLPEYRDTRAQAGDFMSLCKNAELACEVTLQPLRRYPLDAAILFSDILTVPDAMGLGLYFETGEGPRFERTVRSMADVETLKTPSMETDLGYVMKAVSTIRAALNGQVPLIGFSGSPWTLATYMIEGGSSKDFRHAKGMLYDQPDVLHALLSRLADAVTDYLNAQIEAGAQAVQIFDTWGGALAHDAYQTFSLAYMSRVVAGLKRSHQGNKVPVILFTKGGGQWLERMADSGADALGLDWTTPLDNARQRVGDRVALQGNLDPAVLYSSPDRIRDEVERVLAEFGKGSGHVFNLGHGIHPQIDPEHAGAFVEAVVELSPKYHR
- a CDS encoding ACP phosphodiesterase, giving the protein MNFLGHWLFSDPDADSLLGSLWPDFALRPDPNAVSPLFIQHFDRHQWLDRTTDASPELEPLRQRLRPKLRKTTPIVIDMLLDHHLALHWSRYHPQALDAFTQQRYRETHRFNALPLPERLQRTLHWLIEDDWLGGYRRPENVVRALGGLSRRLKFADEMEAQGFWAIAQLQLEEVAVAAFLRRVMTEVGGNPGSRPG
- a CDS encoding FAD-dependent oxidoreductase; translation: MTQRLHNDFQFVDVGRRDPAKKDIHTRKHEFVEIYEPFAQKQAAEQSHRCLHCGNPYCEWKCPVHNYIPNWLKLVSEGNVLEAVELCHQTNSLPEVCGRVCPQDRLCEGACTLNDGFGAVTIGNAEKYITDTAFAMGWKPDMSKVVWTDKKVAIIGAGPAGLGCADVLVRNGVKPVVFDRYPEVGGLLTFGIPEFKLEKSIMARRREVFEGMGVEFRLNTDIGVDVQFDDLLADYDAVFMGMGTYTSMKGGFPGEDLDGVYDALPFLVANVNHSRGWEKDPADFVDMAGKRVVVLGGGDTAMDCNRTSIRQQAASVTCAYRRDEANMPGSRKEVANAKEEGVQFLFNRQPVEIVGDNGKVEGIKLVTTQLGEPDENGRRRPEVVPGSEEILPADAVIVAFGFQPSPADWFDKADIQLDDWQRVKAAEHQEFAFQTSNAKVFAGGDMVRGSDLVVTAIWEGRQAAEGILGYLNV
- the gltB gene encoding glutamate synthase large subunit — translated: MTKGLYNPAEFRDNCGFGLIAHMEGQASHELLQTAIESLTCMTHRGGIAADGKTGDGCGLLLQMPDAFVRAEAQSHFNADLGDAYAVGMIFLSAEASRAAEGRNALETSLAAQGLEVLGWRVVPTNDSVCGPMALACMPVIEQVFVRAESREGLAVKLYVARRKAEQAMDHDEDFYICSLSDTVLSYKGLMMPVDLPAFYPDLASETMETAICVFHQRFSTNTMPKWPLAQPFRLIAHNGEINTIQGNRNWAKARASKFASPYLPNLDELQPVVNTTGSDSSSMDNMLELMLLGGMDLFRAARTMIPPAWHNVENIDGDLKAFYEYNSMHMEPWDGPAGIVLTDGRYAVCMLDRNGLRPARWVITKNGYITLASEIGTFAYKPEDVVAKGRVGPGRIVAVDTQTGEFLQTEEIDDRLKRAHPYKDWLKTNAVRLRSKLELAEEVDGSSLSPEQLLAYQKLFHISFEERDQVLRPLAESGQEAVGSMGDDTPMAVLSRQVRPVTDYFRQQFAQVTNPPIDPLREAVVMSLETCLGPERNLFQPSADHAKRLILTSPVLSPLKYQNFLHQEAPEFRHQHLRLAYSADGDLRAAIEQLCDEAEAASRDGVKIVILSDRDLQAGQVAIPAVMATGAVHHRLVDQGLRCDTNIVLDTGDIRNPHQFAVAIGFGATAVYPYLAYEVLDDMLRTNELQGDPRQLHKNYRKGINKGLLKIMSKMGISTLASYRGAQLFEAVGLHSDVVDLCFNGVQSRIQGARFEHIHDDLCSLATNAWKPRKPLHQGGLLKYVHGGEYHNYNPDVVTALQDAVQNGDHARFRDFANYVNQRPVATIRDLFELKSDRKAIPISEVEPVEALFPRFDSAAMSLGALSPEAHEALAMAMNELGGRSNSGEGGEDPKRYGTNRRSKIKQVASGRFGVTPAYLMSADVIQIKVAQGAKPGEGGQLPGGKVNKLIAELRYSVPGVTLISPPPHHDIYSIEDLAQLIFDLKEINPSALISVKLVSEPGVGTVAAGVAKAYADLITVSGYDGGTAASPLTSIKHAGSPWELGLAEVQQTLRGNDLRDKVRLQTDGGLKTGLDVIKAALLGAESYGFGTAPMVALGCKYLRICHLNNCATGVATQDDALRDQHFRGTVEMVKHYFRFVGEEVRENLALLGYRSLGEIIGRTDLITVKKGETPKQQSLDLSPILSTAHIDPSKPQQCQVERNKPFDEGGKQREILKAILPAIENKTGGEFEFHIGNCDRSIGALASGEIAKRYGNQGMADRPITLKLNGIAGQSFGVWNAGGLNMVLDGDANDYVGKGMTGGKIVIRPPKGSAFETQKTSIMGNTCLYGATGGTLFAAGCAGERFGVRNSGTVAVIEGAGDHCCEYMTGGMVAVLGNVGGNFGAGMTGGFAYVLDLENTFPDKYNRELVDIQRIGTESMETYRDHLLGVIGRFVDDTKSAWGAELLDNYDDYVGRFWLVKPKASSLSDLLSNTRARPE